A stretch of Vespa velutina chromosome 8, iVesVel2.1, whole genome shotgun sequence DNA encodes these proteins:
- the LOC124951037 gene encoding uncharacterized protein LOC124951037, which produces MERIRRYLERAAVDVGIRSLGNVELEGVARFSDTKSIGSLSQHLFESDEDERYYGTCNGYASQPGSKSNLLLCSECDQKTRTCTYRPQTPGSYVGRYVEERLDPGEEFAFLRADYKTPVRTSPSPRSSRDPQENSSSPRPRDHERPFQDSSSPRSLRQEKELLSCEYLGREETVEETEKRQKQEAKEEEEEEEEEEEEEEDSPVCELCHGNGLVLVHCEHCDFSTEGDLICFRCQSDEGSSNGNNGCPRCERSARMAAAGVTSSDDENHHPPGKYPVDAVVKIKLNDRTIDVDSDDTNDSDPSIDRHRGQIDRLDTIVETKGDTASENDDDNGGAKLNGTTSPRYFNYMIVLFL; this is translated from the exons ATGGAGCGAATACGTCGTTATCTCGAGCGTGCTGCTGTCGACGTCGGCATACGTTCTTTGGGCAACGTCGAACTCGAGGGAGTAGCACGATTCAGCGACACCAAATCGATTGGCAGCCTAAGTCAGCATTTATTCGAGAGCGACGAGGACGAGAG GTATTACGGGACGTGCAATGGTTACGCGTCGCAACCAGGAAGCAAATCGAACCTGTTGCTTTGCAGCGAGTGCGACCAAAAGACCCGTACTTGCACGTACAGGCCCCAAACTCCAGGGTCTTACGTCGGTCGTTACGTCGAGGAACGTCTCGATCCTGGCGAAGAGTTTGCCTTCCTTCGCGCGGACTACAAGACCCCGGTCCGTACCAGCCCTTCGCCCAGATCCTCGCGCGATCCTCAAGAGAACTCTTCGTCGCCGAGACCGCGCGATCACGAACGGCCCTTTCAGGATTCATCGTCGCCTCGATCTTTGCGCCAAGAGAAGGAGCTCTTGTCGTGCGAATATCTTGGTCGCGAGGAAACTGTCGAGGAAACGGAAAAGCGCCAAAAACAGGAagcgaaggaggaggaggaggaggaggaggaggaggaggaggaggaagaggacaGCCCAGTTTGCGAGCTCTGTCATGGAAACGGCCTCGTCCTCGTTCATTGCGAACACTGCGACTTTTCAACCGAAGGAGATCTCATATGTTTTCGGTGTCAAAGCGACGAAGGCTCCTCGAACGGCAACAACGGGTGTCCCCGTTGCGAGAGAAGCGCCAGGATGGCGGCTGCCGGCGTCACTTCCTCCGACGACGAGAATCATCATCCTCCCGGCAAGTACCCCGTAGACGCGGTCGTCAAGATCAAACtcaacgatcgaacgatcgacgtCGATTCGGACGATACCAACGACAGCGatccttcgatcgatcgtcacAGAGGTCAAATAGATCGTCTCGACACAATCGTCGAGACTAAAGGCGACACTGCCAgcgaaaacgacgacgataacggcGGTGCCAAGCTTAACGGAACTACGAGCCCGAGATATTTCAATTACATGATCGTCCTCTTCTTGTAA
- the LOC124951042 gene encoding elongation factor 1-alpha gives MGKEKVHINIVVIGHVDSGKSTTTGHLIYKCGGIDKRTIEKFEKEAQEMGKGSFKYAWVLDKLKAERERGITIDIALWKFETSKYYVTIIDAPGHRDFIKNMITGTSQADCAVLIVAAGTGEFEAGISKNGQTREHALLAFTLGVKQLIVGVNKMDSTEPPYSETRFEEIKKEVSSYIKKIGYNPATVAFVPISGWHGDNMLEASSKMPWFKGWVVERKEGKAEGKCLIEALDAILPPTRPTDKALRLPLQDVYKIGGIGTVPVGRVETGVLKPGMVVTFAPAGLTTEVKSVEMHHEALPEAVPGDNVGFNVKNVSVKELRRGFVAGDSKNNPPKGAADFTAQVIVLNHPGQISNGYTPVLDCHTAHIACKFAEIKEKCDRRTGKTTEENPKSIKSGDAAIVTLVPSKPMCVEAFQEFPPLGRFAVRDMRQTVAVGVIKGVTFKDTTGGKVTKAAEKAQKKK, from the exons ATGGGTAAAGAGAAGGTTCATATCAACATTGTAGTCATTGGACACGTAGATTCTGGCAAATCTACGACCACTGGACATTTGATCTACAAATGCGGTGGTATCGACAAACGTACCATTGAAAAGTTCGAGAAGGAAGCCCAGGAA ATGGGTAAGGGTTCCTTCAAATATGCTTGGGTATTAGACAAATTGAAAGCCGAACGTGAACGTGGTATTACGATTGACATTGCTCTTTGGAAATTTGAAACTTCAAAATACTACGTCACAATTATTGACGCACCTGGACACAGAGATTTCATCAAGAACATGATCACCGGTACCTCGCAAGCTGATTGCGCAGTGCTGATCGTAGCCGCTGGTACAGGAGAATTTGAAGCTGGTATTTCTAAAAATGGACAAACACGTGAACATGCTTTGCTCGCTTTTACTCTTGGTGTAAAGCAGCTTATCGTTGGTGTTAACAAAATGGACTCTACCGAGCCTCCTTATTCCGAGACTCGATTCGAAGAAATTAAGAAGGAGGTCTCTTcgtacattaaaaaaattggtTACAATCCTGCAACTGTTGCATTTGTACCAATCTCTGGTTGGCATGGGGACAACATGTTGGAGGCCTCTAGCAAGATGCCATGGTTCAAGGGATGGGTAGTAGAACGTAAAGAAGGCAAGGCAGAAGGTAAATGCCTTATCGAAGCTCTTGATGCCATCCTTCCACCTACCAGACCTACGGACAAGGCACTCCGTCTTCCACTTCag gATGTGTACAAGATTGGTGGTATCGGAACGGTACCGGTTGGTCGTGTTGAAACCGGTGTATTGAAACCGGGTATGGTTGTTACATTTGCTCCAGCGGGTCTTACCACTGAAGTTAAATCAGTCGAAATGCATCACGAAGCTTTACCAGAGGCTGTACCTGGTGACAATGTTGGTTTTAACGTAAAGAACGTATCGGTCAAGGAATTGCGTCGTGGTTTCGTTGCTGGAGATTCTAAAAATAATCCACCAAAAGGAGCAGCTGATTTTACCGCtcag GTCATCGTACTGAATCATCCAGGACAAATCAGTAACGGTTATACGCCGGTATTGGATTGCCATACCGCTCACATTGCATGCAAGTTCGccgagataaaagaaaaatgcgatCGTCGTACCGGCAAGACCACCGAAGAAAATCCAAAATCTATAAAATCGGGAGACGCCGCTATTGTGACTCTTGTGCCGAGCAAGCCAATGTGCGTAGAGGCATTCCAGGAGTTCCCTCCGCTTGGACGTTTCGCTGTCCGTGACATGCGTCAAACGGTTGCGGTCGGTGTTATCAAGGGTGTCACTTTCAAGGACACGACGGGTGGAAAAGTCACCAAGGCCGCCGAGAAGGcccagaaaaagaaataa
- the LOC124951040 gene encoding gustatory receptor for sugar taste 64f-like isoform X1 produces MDTRIPVDRQVMVGFIRFYVESDDTMLKRRNILHGNSGRTNFKIWSVLGNRKKGKINGRIRSNQENTFPLRTRQFLHNENVNTLHPINNDEDSEESFHRAISPILWWAQFFGLLPLSGISANLPSRLIFKKISFRTAYAIIVAASIFVMAILSIIHMIKTLKPESFGVRGGIAAATAGAIFYGNGLCGTIMFLWLSPRWVILQNDWKAMEQFIDSNKYQRPRLRWKFIIISSIILFFALFEHIVSVINNSTNFEWGTSNSTFTNFLHIYTVNSHNFILENGTFIYTFLLGSMRAPFNVIKLILFNDRFTVDYNFAIGLYVFIVSKIATFVWNFTDLFVVLISTGLAERYKTLNKRLFDTAKKHTNNVDWSEYRNDYAILSSLVKKVDNDISPIILLSFANNLYFICLQLLNGISGPEGDDILSNLYFFGSFAFLILRTCAVTLLTARINDQSKTVLPLLYNCSSSTYNIETQRLQYQLSTDDISLTGLRFFSITRNFMLALTGAIVTYEVVLLQFNVAMIN; encoded by the exons ATGGATACTCGCATACCTGTAGATAGGCAG GTAATGGTTGGTTTTATACGTTTCTACGTGGAGTCTGATGACACCATGCTAAAAAGGAGGAATATCCTTCATGGAAATTCCGGTAGGACGAATTTCAAAATTTGGTCGGTATTGGGAAAtcgaaaaaagggaaagataaaCGGTAGAATAAGATCTAATCAAGAAAATACATTTCCGTTAAGAACTCGACAATTTCTTCATAACGAGAACGTTAACACGTTACATCCTATAAATAATGACGAG gattCGGAGGAGAGCTTTCATCGGGCGATCAGCCCGATCTTATGGTGGGCACAATTCTTCGGCTTGCTCCCGTTATCCGGAATATCTGCGAATTTACCGTCGAGATTAATATTCAAGAAAATCTCTTTTCGAACCGCTTACGCCATCATAGTAGCTGCTTCGATATTCGTAATGGCGATACTGTCGATCATTCACATGATAAAGACCCTCAAACCCGAATCGTTCGGTGTGCGTG GTGGAATAGCTGCGGCAACAGCCGGGGCAATATTCTATGGAAATGGTTTATGTGGAACGATCATGTTCCTTTGGTTATCGCCACGTTGGGTGATCCTTCAAAACGATTGGAAGGCAATGGAACAATTCATAGATag CAACAAATATCAACGACCACGGCTTCGTTggaaattcataataataagtaGCATCATACTTTTTTTCGCTCTCTTCGAACATATTGTAAGCGTAATTAACAACAGTACTAACTTTGAATGGGGAACATCGAATTCAACCTTTACCAATTTTTTACACATTTACACCGTCAACTCTCATAACTTTATTTTGGAAAACGGTACGTTCATTTATACTTTCTTACTCGGATCAATGAGAGCACCtttcaatgttattaaattaatcctGTTCAATGATCGTTTTACAGTCGATTATAACTTCGCCATTGGTCTTTACGTATTTATAGTGAGCAAGATAGCGACTTTCGTATGGAACTTCACAGATTTATTCGTCGTGTTG ATTTCCACTGGTCTAGCTGAAAGATACAAGACATTGAACAAGAGATTATTCGATACGGCGAAAAAGCACACGAACAATGTCGATTGGAGTGAATATAGAAACGATTACGCCATCCTAAGTTCACTGGTGAAAAAAGTGGACAATGATATATCTCCGATAATACTCCTTTCCTTCGCAAATAATCTCTACTTTATTTGTTTACAATTATTGAATGGAATATC CGGACCTGAAGGCGACGATATTTTGAGTAATCTTTACTTCTTTGGTTCCTTTGCCTTCCTCATTCTTCGAACGTGTGCCGTAACTTTATTGACCGCCAGAATAAATGATCAAAGTAAAACGGTACTCCCATTGCTGTATAATTGTTCTTCGTCAACCTATAACATCgag aCACAAAGATTGCAGTATCAGCTTTCCACCGACGATATTTCACTAACAGGCTTACGTTTCTTTTCCATCACGAGGAACTTTATGCTAGCG CTAACTGGAGCGATCGTAACGTACGAGGTCGTGCTTCTTCAGTTCAACGTTGCTATGATAAATTGA
- the LOC124951040 gene encoding gustatory receptor for sugar taste 64f-like isoform X2 has product MDTRIPVDRQVMVGFIRFYVESDDTMLKRRNILHGNSGRTNFKIWSVLGNRKKGKINGRIRSNQENTFPLRTRQFLHNENVNTLHPINNDEDSEESFHRAISPILWWAQFFGLLPLSGISANLPSRLIFKKISFRTAYAIIVAASIFVMAILSIIHMIKTLKPESFGVRGGIAAATAGAIFYGNGLCGTIMFLWLSPRWVILQNDWKAMEQFIDSNKYQRPRLRWKFIIISSIILFFALFEHIVSVINNSTNFEWGTSNSTFTNFLHIYTVNSHNFILENVDYNFAIGLYVFIVSKIATFVWNFTDLFVVLISTGLAERYKTLNKRLFDTAKKHTNNVDWSEYRNDYAILSSLVKKVDNDISPIILLSFANNLYFICLQLLNGISGPEGDDILSNLYFFGSFAFLILRTCAVTLLTARINDQSKTVLPLLYNCSSSTYNIETQRLQYQLSTDDISLTGLRFFSITRNFMLALTGAIVTYEVVLLQFNVAMIN; this is encoded by the exons ATGGATACTCGCATACCTGTAGATAGGCAG GTAATGGTTGGTTTTATACGTTTCTACGTGGAGTCTGATGACACCATGCTAAAAAGGAGGAATATCCTTCATGGAAATTCCGGTAGGACGAATTTCAAAATTTGGTCGGTATTGGGAAAtcgaaaaaagggaaagataaaCGGTAGAATAAGATCTAATCAAGAAAATACATTTCCGTTAAGAACTCGACAATTTCTTCATAACGAGAACGTTAACACGTTACATCCTATAAATAATGACGAG gattCGGAGGAGAGCTTTCATCGGGCGATCAGCCCGATCTTATGGTGGGCACAATTCTTCGGCTTGCTCCCGTTATCCGGAATATCTGCGAATTTACCGTCGAGATTAATATTCAAGAAAATCTCTTTTCGAACCGCTTACGCCATCATAGTAGCTGCTTCGATATTCGTAATGGCGATACTGTCGATCATTCACATGATAAAGACCCTCAAACCCGAATCGTTCGGTGTGCGTG GTGGAATAGCTGCGGCAACAGCCGGGGCAATATTCTATGGAAATGGTTTATGTGGAACGATCATGTTCCTTTGGTTATCGCCACGTTGGGTGATCCTTCAAAACGATTGGAAGGCAATGGAACAATTCATAGATag CAACAAATATCAACGACCACGGCTTCGTTggaaattcataataataagtaGCATCATACTTTTTTTCGCTCTCTTCGAACATATTGTAAGCGTAATTAACAACAGTACTAACTTTGAATGGGGAACATCGAATTCAACCTTTACCAATTTTTTACACATTTACACCGTCAACTCTCATAACTTTATTTTGGAAAACG TCGATTATAACTTCGCCATTGGTCTTTACGTATTTATAGTGAGCAAGATAGCGACTTTCGTATGGAACTTCACAGATTTATTCGTCGTGTTG ATTTCCACTGGTCTAGCTGAAAGATACAAGACATTGAACAAGAGATTATTCGATACGGCGAAAAAGCACACGAACAATGTCGATTGGAGTGAATATAGAAACGATTACGCCATCCTAAGTTCACTGGTGAAAAAAGTGGACAATGATATATCTCCGATAATACTCCTTTCCTTCGCAAATAATCTCTACTTTATTTGTTTACAATTATTGAATGGAATATC CGGACCTGAAGGCGACGATATTTTGAGTAATCTTTACTTCTTTGGTTCCTTTGCCTTCCTCATTCTTCGAACGTGTGCCGTAACTTTATTGACCGCCAGAATAAATGATCAAAGTAAAACGGTACTCCCATTGCTGTATAATTGTTCTTCGTCAACCTATAACATCgag aCACAAAGATTGCAGTATCAGCTTTCCACCGACGATATTTCACTAACAGGCTTACGTTTCTTTTCCATCACGAGGAACTTTATGCTAGCG CTAACTGGAGCGATCGTAACGTACGAGGTCGTGCTTCTTCAGTTCAACGTTGCTATGATAAATTGA
- the LOC124951041 gene encoding gustatory receptor 5a for trehalose-like, with amino-acid sequence MNRVSKSKWTICQRFRRIFVTRNNVSRSPKSNLQLSRFDTLKTDVENPEVSETNVSLVNNFNPATDSFHASIRPIILLANCFSILPVSGVNSPDASYLKFTWYSPKLLYTIVFFLSTTVMTVLNVLQFTTGINSMKMTTGLVFYGTSLIASLLFLKLAKLWPCLALTWEKVEREFMFRHRRISRISLAGRFKLTTAIVMILALVEHSLSILKGFFYAMTCAKYRSDSDVIAEYFESQYTQVFSQMSYSVWKAILVEIVNLLSTFSWNFVDLFLILVSMALADQFQQLNSRLNSVRGKAMPDWWWAEARNDYNHLAGLTRRVDSHISTIVFLSFATDLYFICIQLLFSFNLQRSHIQKIYFCFSFGFLLTRTTAVSLYAASVNDESRLPAPILYSVSSASYSTEVMRFLTQVTTDNISLTGMKFFSVTRGLVLTIAGTIVTYELVLVQINNIQQTVQSNITNICEVDEEQLYSNGSTVLL; translated from the exons atgaaTCGAGTCTCGAAATCAAAATGGACAATTTGCCAACGTTTTAGGAGAATATTTGTGACGCGTAATAATGTTTCCAGATCTCCTAAAAGCAATCTACAATTAAGTAGATTCGATACATTGAAGACCGACGTAGAAAATCCAGAAG tATCCGAAACGAACGTATCTTTGGTGAACAATTTTAATCCGGCTACCGATAGTTTTCACGCGTCGATCAGACCGATCATCTTGTTGGCGAATTGCTTTTCGATACTTCCAGTTTCCGGTGTCAACAGTCCGGATGCATCTTATTTAAA ATTCACCTGGTATAGCCCAAAATTATTGTACACCATCGTATTCTTTTTAAGCACTACTGTTATGACCGTATTAAATGTCTTACAATTCACTACGGGTATAAATTCCATGAAGATGA CAACTGGTTTAGTTTTTTATGGCACCTCTCTCATCGCGTCTCTCCTATTTCTAAAACTCGCCAAATTATGGCCTTGCTTGGCGTTAACGTGGGAAAAAGTCGAACGAGAGTTCATGTTTAGACATCGGAGAATTTCTCGAATAAGTCTTGCCGGTAGATTTAAATTAACTACCGCCATCGTGATGATTCTCGCATTGG TCGAACATTCATTATCTATACTTAAGGGTTTCTTTTATGCAATGACATGTGCAAAATATCGAAGTGATTCCGACGTTATCGCAGAATATTTTGAATCACAATACACACAG GTATTCTCGCAAATGTCCTACAGTGTATGGAAAGCTATATTAGTGGAAATAGTTAACTTGCTAAGCACCTTCTCATGGAACTTTGTCGATCTTTTCTTGATCCTCGTAAGCATGGCTCTGGCAGATCAATTTCAACAATTGAATAGTCGTCTTAATTCCGTTAGAGGAAAG GCAATGCCGGACTGGTGGTGGGCCGAGGCTAGAAACGATTACAATCATCTGGCTGGTTTGACCAGACGAGTCGATTCTCATATTTCAACAAtcgtttttctctcgtttgcgACCGATCTATACTTCATTTGCATTCAGCTACTATTCTCTTTCAA TTTGCAACGCAGTCACATACAGAAGatatacttttgtttttcctttggATTTCTTCTCACGAGGACCACGGCTGTATCCTTGTATGCAGCTTCCGTTAATGACGAATCCCGTTTGCCAGCACCGATACTTTACAGCGTTTCGAGTGCCAGCTATTCCACTGAG GTAATGAGATTTTTGACCCAAGTCACAACCGACAATATAAGCCTGAccggaatgaaatttttctctgtTACGAGAGGCCTCGTCTTGACG ATTGCGGGCACTATCGTCACTTACGAGCTAGTATtagtacaaataaataatatacaacaaACGGTCCAGTCTAACATCACGAACATTTGCGAG GTTGACGAAGAACAATTATACAGCAATGGGAGTACCGTTTTACTTTGA
- the LOC124951043 gene encoding cAMP-dependent protein kinase inhibitor beta-like isoform X4 — protein sequence MVKLRRTSQNDETTSTTGDDRLAISGCSRFKGYRRKRLIRVKVLKMLSPRRSDSESTAGGSKDDENGAKAFLSTGRTGRRNALPDIHGRHAATGISDLPDRFGELSTEADRSMNVAGRESNQPSMSKQHVG from the exons GTGAAGCTGCGACGAACTTCGCAAAATGATGAGACTACCTCAACGACGGGGGATGATCGCCTTGCTATATCCGGTTGCTCGAGATTTAAAGGATATCGAAGAAAACGCCTCATTCGTGTCAAAG TTTTAAAGATGTTGTCGCCGAGACGATCGGATTCGGAGAGTACAGCCGGGGGCAGCAAAGACGACGAAAACGGTGCAAAGGCGTTCCTATCGACAGGACGAACAGGAAGAAGGAACGCTTTACCAGATATTCATGGAAGACATGCTGCGACCGGTATCTCCGATCTACCAGATCGTTTCGGAGAGTTATCTACCGAAGCAG ATCGTAGCATGAACGTTGCTGGACGTGAATCAAATCAGCCGAGTATGTCGAAACAACATGTTGGTTGA
- the LOC124951043 gene encoding uncharacterized protein LOC124951043 isoform X3 — MLWQCRRSILTLFVKLRRTSQNDETTSTTGDDRLAISGCSRFKGYRRKRLIRVKVLKMLSPRRSDSESTAGGSKDDENGAKAFLSTGRTGRRNALPDIHGRHAATGISDLPDRFGELSTEADRSMNVAGRESNQPSMSKQHVG, encoded by the exons CTTTGGCAATGCAGACGTTCAATCCTCACGCTATTC GTGAAGCTGCGACGAACTTCGCAAAATGATGAGACTACCTCAACGACGGGGGATGATCGCCTTGCTATATCCGGTTGCTCGAGATTTAAAGGATATCGAAGAAAACGCCTCATTCGTGTCAAAG TTTTAAAGATGTTGTCGCCGAGACGATCGGATTCGGAGAGTACAGCCGGGGGCAGCAAAGACGACGAAAACGGTGCAAAGGCGTTCCTATCGACAGGACGAACAGGAAGAAGGAACGCTTTACCAGATATTCATGGAAGACATGCTGCGACCGGTATCTCCGATCTACCAGATCGTTTCGGAGAGTTATCTACCGAAGCAG ATCGTAGCATGAACGTTGCTGGACGTGAATCAAATCAGCCGAGTATGTCGAAACAACATGTTGGTTGA